DNA sequence from the Streptomyces sp. CA-210063 genome:
CCTTGAAGCGGGGCGCAGCCCATGCTTTTAAGGGGCGCGGGGAACTGCGCGACCAGCCCCCACCCACCCGCAGACAACCAACCCACCTGGGGGCCTGGGGGCGTAGCCCCCAGCTTGCGGATGGGACGGGTAGGGGCGGCGGGGGCGAAGAAACCACCCCGCACCGCCCCCGGAGTCAGCGTCGAGCAACACCCTCCGCCCGAGCAGCCGCGGCCACCGCCGCCGTCACCGCCGGAGCGACCCGCTCATCGAACGGCGAGGGGATGACGTAGTCGGCCGCGAGGTCGTCCCCGACGACCGACGCCAGCGCCTCGGCCGCCGCAAGCTTCATGCCCTCGGTGATCCGGGAGGCCCGCACCTGGAGGGCGCCCGCGAAGATGCCCGGGAAGGCGAGGACGTTGTTGATCTGGTTCGGGTAGTCGGAGCGCCCGGTCGCGACGACGGCCGCGTACTTGTGGGCCACGTCCGGGTGCACCTCGGGGTTCGGGTTGGCCATGGCGAAGACGAACGCGCCCTCGGCCATCGAGGCCACCGCCGCCTCCGGGACCGTACCGCCGGAGACGCCGATGAAGACGTCCGCGCCCGCGAGGGCGTCCTCCAGGGAGCCCGAGAGCCCGGCCTTGTTGGTGAGCTCGGCGAGGTCCCGCTTGACCGGCGTGAGGTCCTCGCGGTCCACGGAGACGATGCCCTTGCGGTCGGCGACCGCGACGTCACCGAGACCGGCCTCCAGCAGCATCTTGGCGATGGCGACGCCCGCCGCGCCCGCGCCGGAGATCACGGCCCGCAGATCGCCGAGCCCACGGCCGGTCAGCCGAGCGGCGTTCCGGAGAGCCGCCAGCGTCACGACCGCCGTACCGTGCTGGTCGTCGTGGAAGACCGGGATGTCCAGGGCTTCCTGGAGCCGCTTCTCGATCTCGAAGCAGCGGGGCGCCGAGATGTCCTCCAGGTTCACGCCACCGAAGGAGGGCGCGAGGCGGACCACGGTCTCGATGATCTCGTCGACGTCCGTGCAGGCGAGCGCGATCGGCACCGCGTCGACGCCGCCGAACTGCTTGAAGAGGATCGCCTTGCCC
Encoded proteins:
- a CDS encoding NAD(P)-dependent malic enzyme; its protein translation is MAAEIVNPRTESSDGSTGQEGGGEPLNSVDSFDPFDPAFALHRGGKMAVQATVPIRDKDDLSLAYTPGVARVCTAIAEQPDLVNDYTWKSSVVAVVTDGTAVLGLGDIGPEASLPVMEGKAILFKQFGGVDAVPIALACTDVDEIIETVVRLAPSFGGVNLEDISAPRCFEIEKRLQEALDIPVFHDDQHGTAVVTLAALRNAARLTGRGLGDLRAVISGAGAAGVAIAKMLLEAGLGDVAVADRKGIVSVDREDLTPVKRDLAELTNKAGLSGSLEDALAGADVFIGVSGGTVPEAAVASMAEGAFVFAMANPNPEVHPDVAHKYAAVVATGRSDYPNQINNVLAFPGIFAGALQVRASRITEGMKLAAAEALASVVGDDLAADYVIPSPFDERVAPAVTAAVAAAARAEGVARR